In uncultured Desulfobacter sp., one DNA window encodes the following:
- a CDS encoding acetate--CoA ligase family protein has protein sequence MTQLKKIAATIKDAIKNGIQNFNEDQAKIIFKQLGLPVVQEIRLESIKDVNSTAQTVTYPVVLKGIAKQVLHKTEAGMVEVGITNERHLKESAKKIKSLAGKDFQAFLIQPQIQGKREFTAGMFKDPQFGPVIMFGVGGVLTEALKDMVLRLAPLSNADLEDMLDKLKAKALLGSFRGEEAVNRKALKSVLQGLSDLAMACPGICEIDINPLIISPDGSPVAVDGLIILEKPEHCDTQQHPKIDFKNLYTTFYPKSIAFIGASAVTGKWGHLLLTNAYAGEFKGKIFLINPKGGTIMGRDVYKTIDDIEGDVDLAMVTVPASRVMGLIPALEKKHVKGMVLITSGFRELGEQGRQLEDEIIAAAQKAGILVIGPNTMGMCNPHASLYASGANALPFPGSTAIISQSGNIGTQLLAFAEQQGIGIRLFVGSGNEAMITTENYMQALELDDLTRTVVLYIESVQNGRRFFESACRLSTTKPVVLLKGGRTQDGKRAAAGHTGAMASDSGVFNAACTQAGIIQVEQPMELLDMSTVFSSLPMPEGERVALMTLGGGWGVVTTDLCAEYGLDVPQLSKKVIERLNTHLPDFWSHGNPVDIVGETDPEIPKLCLEELLKWDGCDAVIHLGIHGRRILIYAMAKGVLKTDPDMTKEKTEIFMADLIKAEADYIRYTVEMIQKYNKPVIGVSLLIDELSRALYPYDDLDYKGVFFPSPERAVKALAGMVRYRKWLDSAGNYKK, from the coding sequence ATGACCCAACTGAAAAAAATTGCAGCAACCATTAAAGATGCCATAAAAAACGGAATTCAAAATTTCAACGAAGACCAGGCAAAAATAATTTTTAAACAACTGGGTCTGCCCGTGGTCCAGGAAATAAGACTGGAATCCATCAAAGATGTTAATAGCACTGCCCAGACTGTGACCTACCCTGTTGTACTCAAGGGTATAGCTAAACAGGTGCTGCATAAAACCGAAGCCGGCATGGTGGAAGTGGGCATCACCAATGAAAGGCATCTGAAGGAATCGGCCAAAAAAATTAAATCTCTTGCGGGTAAAGATTTCCAAGCTTTTCTTATCCAGCCCCAAATCCAGGGTAAAAGGGAGTTTACTGCAGGTATGTTCAAAGATCCCCAGTTTGGTCCGGTGATTATGTTCGGGGTGGGCGGTGTACTCACCGAAGCGTTAAAGGACATGGTTTTACGGCTTGCCCCACTGTCTAACGCGGATCTTGAGGACATGCTGGATAAGTTGAAAGCCAAGGCCCTTCTGGGATCATTCAGGGGAGAGGAGGCTGTAAACCGTAAGGCACTAAAATCCGTACTCCAGGGTCTGTCTGATCTGGCAATGGCCTGTCCGGGCATCTGCGAAATTGATATCAACCCTTTGATTATCAGTCCGGATGGATCACCCGTGGCCGTTGACGGGTTGATAATTCTTGAAAAACCTGAACACTGTGACACTCAACAGCATCCAAAAATTGATTTCAAAAATTTATACACCACCTTTTATCCAAAATCCATTGCCTTTATCGGCGCTTCTGCAGTCACGGGAAAATGGGGGCATCTGCTGCTCACAAACGCCTATGCCGGGGAGTTCAAAGGTAAAATTTTTTTAATCAATCCCAAGGGCGGCACGATTATGGGCCGGGATGTCTACAAGACCATTGATGACATAGAAGGTGATGTGGACCTGGCCATGGTAACCGTGCCTGCAAGCCGGGTAATGGGCCTGATCCCTGCCCTGGAAAAAAAGCATGTCAAAGGCATGGTGCTGATCACCAGCGGTTTCAGGGAATTGGGGGAGCAGGGCAGACAGCTTGAGGATGAAATCATAGCCGCAGCCCAAAAAGCCGGGATACTGGTCATCGGCCCAAACACCATGGGCATGTGCAATCCCCATGCATCACTTTACGCTTCCGGGGCCAATGCCCTTCCTTTTCCCGGCTCAACCGCCATTATATCCCAATCGGGGAATATCGGCACCCAGCTTCTTGCCTTTGCCGAGCAGCAGGGTATCGGCATCCGGTTATTTGTAGGGTCAGGCAACGAAGCCATGATCACCACTGAAAATTATATGCAGGCCCTCGAACTTGATGATTTGACCCGCACCGTAGTCTTGTATATCGAAAGCGTGCAAAACGGGCGTCGTTTTTTTGAATCCGCCTGCCGCTTGTCAACGACCAAACCCGTGGTGCTCCTCAAGGGCGGAAGAACCCAAGATGGAAAGAGGGCTGCCGCCGGTCATACCGGAGCCATGGCATCGGATTCAGGCGTATTTAATGCGGCCTGCACCCAAGCCGGGATCATCCAGGTGGAGCAGCCCATGGAGCTTTTAGATATGTCCACCGTATTTTCTTCTCTGCCCATGCCAGAAGGGGAACGAGTGGCCCTGATGACCCTGGGCGGCGGATGGGGTGTTGTGACTACGGACCTTTGTGCGGAATACGGGCTTGATGTACCCCAACTGTCCAAAAAAGTCATTGAGCGGCTTAATACTCATCTGCCGGACTTCTGGAGCCATGGAAATCCTGTGGATATCGTGGGTGAAACAGATCCGGAAATACCCAAACTCTGCCTGGAGGAACTTTTAAAATGGGATGGGTGTGATGCGGTCATCCACCTGGGCATCCACGGCAGACGTATACTCATTTATGCCATGGCAAAAGGTGTGTTGAAAACAGATCCCGATATGACCAAAGAAAAGACAGAAATTTTCATGGCAGACCTTATTAAGGCAGAAGCGGATTACATCCGATATACCGTTGAAATGATACAAAAATACAACAAGCCTGTCATCGGTGTCAGTCTTTTAATCGATGAATTGAGCCGCGCCCTTTACCCTTATGACGATCTGGACTATAAGGGGGTATTTTTTCCCTCACCGGAACGAGCGGTCAAGGCGCTGGCCGGAATGGTCCGGTACAGAAAATGGCTTGATTCGGCAGGGAACTATAAAAAATAG
- the panB gene encoding 3-methyl-2-oxobutanoate hydroxymethyltransferase, whose amino-acid sequence MSTKVTTSSLMKMKQEGKKITALTAYDYPCALMVDRAGIDLILVGDSVGMAVQGWDTTLPVTMDEMIYHTKLVTRACSRALVVGDMPFMSYQSSMDKAVENAGRFLKEAGATAVKLEGGADVCPAISAMAKAGIPVQAHIGLTPQSVHQMGGFKVQRDEERLLKDAKDVQAAGAFSVVLEGIPASIAEKITAALTIPTIGIGAGPSCDGQILVLHDMLGMHDGFIPKFVKKFVDISALANQGLAEYIKEVQDGSFPSQDHSYK is encoded by the coding sequence ATGAGCACAAAAGTTACCACTTCCAGCCTGATGAAGATGAAGCAGGAGGGAAAAAAAATAACCGCCCTCACCGCCTATGACTATCCTTGTGCCCTCATGGTGGACCGCGCGGGAATTGATCTTATCCTTGTGGGTGATTCCGTGGGCATGGCAGTCCAGGGCTGGGACACCACCTTGCCCGTAACCATGGATGAGATGATTTATCATACAAAACTTGTGACCCGGGCCTGTAGCAGAGCTTTGGTGGTGGGTGACATGCCCTTCATGTCCTACCAGAGCAGCATGGATAAAGCTGTTGAAAACGCCGGACGTTTTTTAAAGGAAGCCGGTGCCACCGCTGTAAAACTTGAAGGCGGCGCAGATGTCTGTCCTGCCATTTCAGCCATGGCAAAGGCGGGAATACCTGTCCAGGCCCACATTGGCCTGACACCCCAGTCCGTACACCAGATGGGGGGATTCAAGGTGCAGCGGGATGAAGAGCGTCTGCTCAAGGATGCCAAGGATGTTCAAGCAGCCGGAGCTTTTTCCGTGGTTCTGGAAGGCATTCCGGCTTCCATTGCCGAAAAAATCACCGCAGCCCTGACCATTCCCACCATCGGCATTGGTGCCGGCCCCTCCTGCGACGGCCAGATTCTGGTGCTCCATGACATGCTGGGTATGCATGACGGGTTTATACCCAAATTCGTGAAAAAATTCGTGGATATTTCCGCCCTGGCAAACCAGGGGCTTGCTGAATATATTAAAGAGGTTCAGGACGGCAGTTTTCCGTCCCAGGACCATTCATACAAATAG
- a CDS encoding Rossmann-like and DUF2520 domain-containing protein, giving the protein MNTLKRKFSVIGCGRVGICLATFLFKKNYEPAGFFSKSKASAKAAKAAAGCGVVFDSAADCARAGDIVFITTPDGVIEGVCGDLMRQNAFGPKTMVFHLSGAHSSEILAQAKQSGAVVGSIHPLQSFAPYEPGQASPFEGINISVEGDPDAVSQGKDIAAALGAQAFAIPTESKTLYHASAVVASNYLVTLVKFALTLLMETGLREDVAFDILSPLIQGTLSNIGSRGCTRALTGPVARGDHETVSRHLTDIDEKIPEFSALYRLLGTHTLDIAGAGDGLPEEAKKMLAHLFKQT; this is encoded by the coding sequence ATGAATACTTTAAAACGTAAATTTTCCGTGATTGGATGTGGCCGGGTGGGCATCTGCCTGGCCACATTTCTTTTTAAAAAAAACTATGAACCTGCAGGATTTTTCAGCAAAAGCAAAGCTTCGGCCAAGGCCGCCAAGGCCGCAGCCGGTTGCGGCGTCGTGTTTGATTCGGCTGCCGACTGTGCCCGGGCCGGGGATATTGTGTTTATCACCACCCCTGACGGTGTCATAGAAGGTGTTTGCGGCGATCTTATGCGACAAAACGCCTTTGGACCCAAAACCATGGTTTTTCATCTGTCAGGCGCCCATTCTTCAGAAATTCTCGCCCAGGCAAAGCAATCCGGTGCCGTTGTGGGCTCCATTCACCCCCTGCAGTCCTTCGCCCCTTATGAACCGGGTCAGGCAAGCCCCTTTGAGGGAATCAACATCTCTGTTGAAGGGGATCCCGATGCCGTTTCCCAGGGTAAGGACATTGCTGCAGCCCTTGGCGCCCAGGCTTTTGCCATCCCAACGGAATCCAAAACCCTTTACCATGCCTCGGCTGTGGTGGCGTCCAACTACCTTGTGACTCTGGTAAAATTTGCCCTGACCCTCCTTATGGAAACAGGACTTCGGGAAGATGTAGCATTTGACATTTTATCCCCCCTGATCCAGGGCACCCTTTCCAATATCGGGTCCAGGGGCTGTACCCGCGCCTTGACAGGCCCTGTGGCCCGGGGGGATCATGAAACAGTGTCCCGGCACCTGACTGACATTGACGAAAAAATACCGGAATTTTCAGCCCTGTACCGTCTTTTGGGCACCCATACCCTGGATATTGCAGGGGCCGGGGATGGATTGCCTGAAGAGGCGAAAAAAATGCTGGCCCACCTTTTTAAACAAACTTAA
- a CDS encoding YciI family protein: MQFIVIGRDGTDENALERRMAAREAHLETAKKMHESGNWLYAAAILDDNGKMAGSMIVCDFESREALEKQWLDNEAYVKGNVWETVEVKQAAVAPFWAPK; this comes from the coding sequence ATGCAGTTTATCGTAATCGGCCGGGACGGCACAGATGAAAATGCCCTGGAAAGAAGAATGGCCGCCAGGGAGGCACACCTTGAAACCGCTAAAAAAATGCACGAATCAGGTAATTGGCTCTATGCCGCCGCCATTCTCGATGACAACGGGAAAATGGCAGGCTCTATGATCGTCTGTGATTTTGAATCCCGGGAAGCATTGGAAAAGCAATGGCTTGACAACGAGGCTTATGTTAAGGGCAATGTCTGGGAGACCGTCGAGGTTAAGCAAGCAGCCGTCGCCCCTTTCTGGGCACCCAAATAG
- a CDS encoding DUF3862 domain-containing protein yields the protein MKFKKLVVLVFLCAVVFPGCSKVTRENFDKINMGMGYKDVVEIIGEPDSCDGALGAKKCVWGNETKNITISFIGEKVILPAMKGL from the coding sequence ATGAAATTCAAAAAATTAGTGGTCCTTGTATTCTTATGCGCTGTTGTTTTTCCGGGGTGTTCAAAAGTTACCCGGGAAAATTTTGACAAAATCAATATGGGCATGGGCTATAAAGACGTGGTGGAGATCATTGGCGAACCGGACTCTTGCGATGGTGCCCTGGGGGCCAAAAAATGTGTGTGGGGAAATGAAACAAAAAATATTACCATCAGCTTCATAGGGGAGAAAGTGATTCTTCCCGCAATGAAAGGACTTTAG
- a CDS encoding TonB-dependent receptor, which translates to MKCKVLCLIVAAGFFLPAWVPGYAKENTERTTLENITVTANKTEENAQKIPMSITALDEFDIQDRSITQTSDLFDRVPNMYLTRTGPLGATDNIASVRGITSFMTGGSVYGFFVDDVFYPSADINLMDVARIEVLRGPQGTLYGKNTEAGVINVITKEPENDWAGNISLSYSNYNTFDTTLAGGGALVKDKLFVRLAGKFNSSDGYFTNTVDNDDNVNEGKTYDGRISLFYQPSDRLTADLKVNLQKYNTNYAEFTSYDKVMDGNFDISVNDPGDVDKDFKNVSLKIAYDMDEIRLTSITGVLSSDRKNRNDVDFTPRDDYRLNTKTDRQAYTQEFRLNSTNSSQLKWTVGTYLFNTTDDSGIIYDVPAYGVSSEQYGDMDSKGAAVYGQADYTMGDLVVTAGLRYEYERKNYDYLWKNGDLIGYTPSAGSSEKNFEALLPKFALIYELTENFRPYASVAKGFKSGGFNLSSDPGTAYDSEYTWNYELGFKSELAHNRIQLNAALFYISWEDLQVEQPSYPDYVIDNAAEATSKGVEVELRVRPLPGVDLYGSLGYVDAAFDEYTNGTADYSGKNIPNSPSHTYSIGSTCRFLDHWMVNAELNGAGTIYYTADNNKSQGSYQVVNVKAGYETDRFDLYLWARNLFDEAYATRAFQMGSDWWARNGDPLTVGLTFRYRF; encoded by the coding sequence ATGAAATGTAAAGTGCTTTGCTTAATTGTAGCGGCAGGATTTTTTCTACCGGCATGGGTCCCGGGATATGCCAAAGAAAATACAGAACGGACAACCCTTGAAAACATCACAGTAACGGCCAATAAAACCGAAGAAAATGCCCAGAAGATTCCCATGAGTATCACGGCACTGGATGAATTTGATATTCAAGACCGTTCCATCACCCAGACCTCGGACCTTTTCGACCGGGTGCCCAACATGTATCTGACCCGGACCGGACCCTTAGGGGCAACGGACAACATCGCCTCAGTCAGGGGGATCACCTCGTTTATGACCGGCGGTTCAGTATACGGATTTTTTGTGGATGATGTGTTTTACCCGTCAGCAGATATCAATTTAATGGATGTGGCTCGAATTGAGGTGCTCCGGGGACCCCAGGGGACACTTTACGGGAAAAATACCGAAGCCGGGGTAATCAATGTGATCACCAAAGAACCTGAAAATGACTGGGCCGGAAATATTAGTTTATCCTACAGCAACTACAATACCTTTGATACCACCTTGGCCGGCGGCGGGGCACTTGTAAAAGACAAGCTGTTTGTCCGCCTGGCAGGAAAATTCAATTCGTCTGACGGTTATTTTACCAACACGGTGGACAATGATGACAACGTGAATGAGGGCAAAACCTATGACGGCAGGATATCACTTTTTTATCAACCCTCGGACAGGTTGACCGCAGATCTGAAAGTCAATCTTCAAAAATACAATACCAACTACGCTGAATTCACATCCTATGACAAGGTGATGGACGGCAATTTTGATATCAGCGTCAACGACCCCGGCGATGTGGACAAGGATTTCAAAAATGTATCCCTTAAAATCGCCTATGACATGGATGAGATCCGCCTGACATCCATCACCGGCGTACTGAGCAGTGACCGGAAGAACAGAAACGATGTGGATTTCACACCCCGGGATGACTATCGCCTGAACACAAAAACCGACAGGCAGGCATATACCCAGGAGTTTCGTTTAAATTCAACCAACAGCAGTCAATTAAAATGGACTGTGGGCACATACCTTTTCAACACCACAGATGACAGCGGTATCATTTATGATGTGCCGGCTTATGGCGTATCGTCGGAACAATACGGGGACATGGACAGCAAGGGGGCAGCCGTGTACGGGCAGGCCGATTACACAATGGGAGACCTGGTTGTCACCGCAGGCCTGCGATATGAATACGAGCGTAAAAATTATGATTACCTGTGGAAAAATGGTGATCTGATCGGTTACACTCCCAGTGCCGGATCATCCGAAAAAAATTTTGAAGCGCTTTTGCCCAAATTTGCCCTGATTTATGAGTTGACTGAAAATTTTCGGCCTTACGCCAGTGTAGCCAAAGGGTTTAAAAGTGGTGGATTCAATTTGAGTTCGGATCCAGGTACTGCCTATGATTCGGAATATACCTGGAATTATGAACTGGGGTTTAAAAGTGAGTTGGCCCATAACCGGATCCAGTTGAATGCAGCCCTTTTTTATATCAGCTGGGAAGACCTGCAGGTGGAGCAGCCCTCTTATCCGGACTATGTCATCGACAATGCCGCCGAAGCCACCAGCAAAGGGGTTGAAGTTGAACTCAGGGTCCGGCCGCTACCGGGGGTGGACCTGTACGGCAGCCTTGGCTATGTGGATGCCGCCTTTGATGAATATACCAACGGTACTGCCGATTACTCAGGAAAAAATATCCCCAACTCCCCATCCCACACATACAGTATCGGAAGCACCTGTCGTTTCCTGGATCACTGGATGGTCAACGCTGAACTTAACGGTGCCGGCACCATCTATTATACGGCGGACAATAATAAATCCCAGGGAAGTTACCAGGTCGTTAATGTAAAAGCCGGATATGAGACCGACAGGTTTGATCTCTACCTGTGGGCCAGAAATCTGTTTGATGAGGCCTATGCGACCCGGGCTTTTCAAATGGGCAGTGACTGGTGGGCCAGAAACGGCGATCCCCTTACCGTGGGCCTGACCTTCCGGTACAGGTTTTAA
- a CDS encoding AraC family transcriptional regulator, whose amino-acid sequence MKEKALKNRFARPGKTGSAWSFLRAFEQFCSGGFKHVILPSGIELVFVDVPTGKSAGQHFDIGAAPVEFSFYLSGYGHGDMTFCAGRTERINVSPGSAMISFNPGCRCRACLKPVQHFRALNIYISPAALALALQSDIDQVPACLFRVLNHQDRTPFNLACDISPAARMILDQIYNCHYQGAFYNIYLESKSMELILRLLWETAEYREPKISDRFIPDHDKACISRARDILIKAVDTPPSLKTLARKAGINDTKLKRGFRQMFGTTVFGYLRRYRMEQAEKILSRGTMNVDETAYTLGFHDTAHFIRQFRQHYGTTPGTYLKQVHAPGEEQDCIRFKTCTGRSGPR is encoded by the coding sequence ATGAAGGAAAAAGCGTTAAAAAACAGATTTGCCCGGCCGGGCAAAACCGGCAGTGCCTGGAGTTTTTTAAGGGCGTTTGAGCAGTTTTGTTCCGGCGGGTTTAAACACGTGATTCTGCCCTCGGGCATTGAGCTTGTGTTCGTAGATGTGCCAACGGGAAAATCTGCCGGGCAGCATTTTGATATCGGTGCCGCCCCTGTGGAGTTTTCCTTTTACCTGTCAGGATACGGCCACGGGGATATGACCTTTTGTGCAGGCCGAACAGAACGAATCAATGTCAGTCCGGGCTCGGCCATGATCTCTTTTAATCCCGGGTGCCGCTGCCGGGCCTGTTTGAAACCTGTGCAACATTTCAGGGCTCTGAACATTTACATTTCCCCGGCCGCCCTGGCCCTTGCTCTTCAGTCAGATATCGATCAGGTTCCCGCCTGCCTCTTTCGGGTGCTTAACCATCAGGACCGGACCCCGTTTAACCTGGCCTGTGATATCAGCCCGGCCGCCCGGATGATTCTGGACCAGATCTACAACTGCCATTACCAGGGTGCGTTTTACAATATCTATCTTGAATCCAAAAGCATGGAGCTGATCCTGCGCCTTCTGTGGGAAACCGCCGAATACCGAGAGCCGAAAATATCAGACCGTTTTATCCCGGACCATGATAAAGCCTGTATATCCCGGGCCAGGGATATCCTGATCAAGGCGGTTGACACGCCGCCATCTTTAAAGACCCTGGCCCGGAAAGCCGGTATCAACGACACAAAACTCAAGCGGGGATTCCGCCAAATGTTCGGCACCACCGTATTCGGCTACCTGCGCAGATACCGTATGGAACAGGCCGAAAAGATTTTATCCCGGGGCACCATGAACGTGGATGAAACTGCGTACACCTTGGGGTTCCACGATACCGCCCATTTCATTCGCCAGTTCAGGCAGCATTACGGCACCACCCCGGGGACCTATCTTAAACAGGTTCACGCCCCCGGGGAGGAGCAGGATTGCATCCGCTTTAAAACCTGTACCGGAAGGTCAGGCCCACGGTAA
- the istB gene encoding IS21-like element helper ATPase IstB: MNPAVQAVLTQHLKTLKLSTMEKELEGQIRQAHEAACGYDEFLLNLVEAEVQIRQENGRKRRLKEARFPMQKPLETFDFEAAPDLDARLIKELSTGTFIKEARNIILIGKSGAGKTHLATSIGMEACRYGHRVRFITGCGLANELTEAREQQALGRMIKRYAGYGLLILDELGYVPFSKIGAELLFQVLTERHERRSIIITTNLGFGDWTQVFGDANLTAALLDRVTHRAHIIQCNWDSYRLKQTLKSRG, encoded by the coding sequence ATGAACCCAGCAGTCCAGGCAGTCCTCACACAGCACTTAAAAACGCTGAAGCTCTCGACGATGGAAAAAGAGTTGGAAGGTCAGATCCGGCAGGCGCATGAGGCGGCCTGCGGCTACGATGAGTTTTTATTGAATCTTGTTGAAGCGGAAGTTCAAATACGGCAGGAAAACGGTCGCAAGCGACGTCTCAAGGAAGCCAGGTTCCCGATGCAGAAACCGCTTGAAACATTTGATTTTGAGGCTGCCCCTGATTTGGACGCCCGGTTGATCAAAGAACTTTCAACAGGGACATTCATTAAAGAAGCCCGGAATATAATTTTGATAGGTAAAAGCGGAGCCGGTAAAACCCATCTGGCAACCAGCATCGGGATGGAAGCCTGCCGGTATGGACATCGAGTTCGTTTTATTACTGGTTGTGGGCTTGCAAACGAACTGACGGAGGCCAGGGAACAACAGGCTCTGGGTAGAATGATAAAACGATATGCCGGTTATGGGCTGTTGATTCTTGATGAATTGGGGTACGTCCCGTTCAGTAAAATCGGCGCTGAATTATTGTTCCAAGTCCTTACCGAGCGCCATGAAAGACGTTCGATCATCATCACTACCAATCTTGGTTTTGGTGATTGGACGCAGGTGTTTGGCGATGCAAATCTTACCGCTGCTCTGCTGGATCGTGTCACTCACCGGGCTCACATTATTCAATGTAACTGGGACAGTTATCGACTTAAACAGACTTTAAAATCGAGAGGATAA
- the istA gene encoding IS21 family transposase, which yields MLKVDQYDYIRTAHRVYGKAIKELARETGHSKNTIKKILKQEYIGYKQRSKQPYPVLGPYIQEIDRWLGDDKDKPYKQRHTATRIYHRLKSELEYSGGETTVRRYVREAKLRLGLTNQQAFIPSDPTTAQEAEVDWGNCQAVIAGEPVKLKLFCIRSKCSGKHFVRCYPCERQQALFDAHIQAFSFFGGVFPVLIYDNLTTVVQKVFKGKKRHLQESYNRFKAYYNFDPRFCNPGQGHEKGGIEGLVGYARRNYMVPIPHADSLDELNTRLLDDCMAYGEHRIAGQTQSVNELFESEKQVLLPLPTTSFSNVETFMVRVNKYATVIIDKNRYSVPTRYAYMRVQAIVEIDQVIIYWSGRKISTHHRLYGNNKWSLKPEHYLELIRQRPQSFDTARPILQWRDQWPDCLEKLLEHFRRKNGVTKGTREFVTVLMLYEKYAVDKIEAAVKEALKSNVGCSNALKQILHSQNISMESQFDPLSNWETLPPADISAYEQLGGIL from the coding sequence ATGCTTAAAGTGGATCAGTATGATTACATCCGAACAGCTCACCGTGTTTATGGAAAGGCCATTAAAGAGCTTGCCAGAGAAACCGGCCATTCAAAAAACACCATAAAAAAAATTTTAAAGCAGGAATACATTGGCTACAAGCAACGATCTAAACAGCCATATCCCGTTCTTGGTCCTTATATCCAGGAGATAGACCGCTGGCTTGGCGATGACAAGGACAAGCCATACAAACAGCGACATACAGCAACCCGGATATACCATCGTCTGAAATCGGAACTCGAGTATTCCGGTGGAGAGACGACGGTTCGCCGTTATGTGCGTGAGGCAAAGCTGAGGCTGGGTTTAACGAATCAGCAGGCATTTATCCCATCAGATCCGACGACTGCCCAGGAAGCCGAGGTAGACTGGGGAAACTGTCAGGCAGTTATTGCCGGCGAACCCGTGAAGCTGAAATTATTTTGCATACGTTCAAAATGTTCGGGCAAACACTTTGTTCGCTGTTATCCCTGTGAAAGGCAGCAAGCTTTATTTGACGCTCATATCCAGGCCTTTTCATTTTTTGGAGGCGTGTTCCCAGTTCTTATCTATGACAATCTGACAACAGTCGTACAAAAGGTATTTAAAGGAAAAAAACGTCATCTTCAGGAATCTTATAATCGGTTCAAGGCCTATTACAACTTCGATCCAAGGTTTTGCAATCCCGGCCAGGGCCATGAAAAAGGTGGGATTGAAGGCCTGGTCGGCTACGCTCGAAGAAATTATATGGTTCCTATCCCACATGCTGACAGCCTGGACGAATTGAACACGCGCCTCCTCGATGATTGCATGGCCTATGGAGAGCATCGCATCGCCGGTCAAACACAAAGCGTCAATGAATTGTTTGAATCAGAAAAGCAGGTATTGCTGCCATTGCCGACAACATCGTTCAGTAACGTTGAGACGTTCATGGTCAGGGTAAACAAATATGCCACCGTTATTATTGACAAGAACCGGTATTCTGTCCCGACGCGCTATGCTTACATGAGAGTGCAGGCGATAGTAGAGATAGACCAGGTGATCATTTATTGGAGCGGCAGAAAAATAAGCACCCATCATCGGTTATATGGAAATAATAAGTGGAGTTTAAAACCGGAACATTATCTGGAGTTGATTCGTCAGCGTCCACAATCATTTGATACCGCCCGGCCAATTTTACAATGGCGTGATCAATGGCCGGATTGCCTGGAAAAGTTATTAGAACATTTTCGCCGGAAAAACGGTGTAACCAAAGGTACCCGGGAATTTGTCACCGTGCTGATGCTGTACGAAAAATATGCTGTCGACAAGATCGAAGCAGCCGTAAAGGAAGCACTGAAAAGCAATGTCGGCTGCAGCAATGCTCTCAAGCAGATTTTACACAGTCAAAACATCTCTATGGAGTCCCAATTTGATCCTTTGTCGAACTGGGAGACACTGCCCCCTGCTGACATCTCGGCATACGAACAGCTTGGAGGTATCTTATGA